In Sphingobacterium thalpophilum, a genomic segment contains:
- a CDS encoding four helix bundle protein yields MHNFRNLEIWKGAMDLAQILLETTRLFPVDEKFGLTSQLRRCAVSVPSNIAEGSSRSSNKEFAHFLKISLGSCFEIETQLVLAERFEYIPSDHNVKIIEQVVTLQKRITTFLKTIEAKQ; encoded by the coding sequence ATGCATAATTTTAGGAATTTAGAAATTTGGAAAGGAGCAATGGATTTGGCTCAAATTCTTTTAGAAACAACCAGATTATTCCCTGTTGATGAAAAATTTGGTTTAACCAGTCAATTGCGACGTTGTGCGGTTTCCGTTCCATCAAATATTGCGGAAGGATCTTCTCGTAGTTCAAATAAGGAATTTGCTCATTTCTTAAAAATATCTTTGGGATCCTGCTTTGAAATAGAAACGCAACTGGTTCTTGCAGAGAGATTCGAATACATTCCATCAGATCATAATGTCAAAATAATTGAACAAGTGGTTACACTGCAAAAACGAATAACAACATTTTTAAAAACAATAGAAGCAAAGCAATAG